Proteins from a single region of Oryza brachyantha chromosome 6, ObraRS2, whole genome shotgun sequence:
- the LOC102701556 gene encoding senescence-specific cysteine protease SAG39-like — MATASGSPSCRKHRTASSSFSLAAILLLISIMYCCPAGFVVAARERSAAAGGDSVMKERFEKWAAEHGRTYEDSLEKARRFEVFKSNAQFVDSFNAAGGKKSPRLTTNKFADLTNEEFAYAYGYAPVSTNYPTMRNGTGFMYGNVSLSDVPSSINWIDKGAVTNVKDQGKDCASCWAFSAAAAVEGIHEIRTHNLVSVSAQQLMDCSTGANNHGCNRGDMDEAFRYITGNGGIASEADYAYEKQQGTCRASGKQAAASIRGFEYVPPNNETALLLAVAHQPVSVSLDGGGSVFQLFHAGVFGAGRAETCTTDLNHAVTAVGYGTDEHGTKYWLMKNSWGSDWAEGGYIKIVRDDAASTTGRCGLAMQASYPVA, encoded by the exons GGGCTTCGTGGTGGCAGCTCGCGAGCGGTcggcggctgccggcggcgacagcgtgATGAAGGAGAGGTTCGAGAAGTGGGCGGCAGAGCATGGGCGCACGTACGAGGACTCCCTGGAGAAGGCGCGGCGGTTCGAGGTATTCAAGTCCAACGCCCAGTTCGTCGATTCGTTTAACGCTGCAGGGGGCAAGAAGAGCCCGCGGCTGACGACCAACAAGTTCGCCGACCTGACGAACGAGGAGTTTGCTTACGCCTATGGATATGCGCCGGTTTCGACTAATTACCCAACCATGAGAAATGGCACTGGTTTCATGTACGGGAACGTGAGCCTTTCGGACGTGCCTTCCAGCATAAACTGGATCGACAAAGGCGCTGTCACCAACGTGAAGGACCAAGGGAAAGATTGTG CGAGTTGCTGGGCGTTCTCCGCGGCGGCAGCCGTAGAAGGCATACACGAAATCAGGACTCACAACCTAGTTTCCGTCTCGGCGCAGCAGCTGATGGATTGCTCCACCGGAGCGAACAACCATGGCTGCAACCGCGGCGACATGGACGAGGCGTTCCGCTACATCACCGGCAACGGAGGCATCGCCAGCGAGGCGGACTATGCCTACGAGAAGCAGCAGGGAACCTGCCGCGCCTCCGGGAAGCAGGCGGCCGCCTCCATCCGAGGCTTCGAGTACGTCCCTCCGAACAACGAGACCGCGCTGCTGCTGGCCGTCGCCCACCAGCCCGTGTCCGTGtcgctcgacggcggcggctcggtgtTCCAGCTCTTCCACGCCGGAGTGTTCGGCGCGGGGCGGGCGGAGACGTGCACCACCGACCTCAACCATGCCGTGACAGCGGTCGGGTACGGCACCGACGAGCACGGCACCAAGTATTGGCTGATGAAGAACTCGTGGGGAAGCGactgggccgagggaggttaTATCAAGATCGTCCGGGATGACGCCGCGTCCACCACAGGCCGTTGCGGGCTCGCCATGCAGGCCTCTTACCCCGTTGCCTGA